In Methanococcoides sp. LMO-2, a single window of DNA contains:
- a CDS encoding sodium:solute symporter family protein has protein sequence MINQVLLVLYILGILLLSLKLRQGTFSGFVVSDRNVMHPAVIGIAYMAAYFSAASFLGGGGYGLIAGLPWVIWGVFFHVAFACLAFIIAPKIWMFSQKYDAKTVPQLLERRYDSQGGKVLLAGIMLLMYTIYLVAIFKGCANLFQGLLGITYVQGLLIAVAIVALYYVIGGLPAIIWISFLQGLIMLVGAVLLYTGLISSGGGLAIWDMVPADILSMTGAAVPWQKTFGMAFAISLGLLALPDLLIMLFSAKDKRVVRFAGIYGPISITIYAICIFSLGVMVHGVFSSEQLAPFMTNPDGLIPFLATSLLPRGFDSIVLLAAISAAMSTMSAIVLVTTTALTSDILRYLRPATPDDKVLRITRVVGVLIIIVSAFFAMDVPQMIVPLVSVSMGVIACCVFIPLIFGLYWDRGTSTGFVASLVASFGSVVLWQFLGNPLIHPVFIGLICGTVAYLGGSLASPRPAPVVEME, from the coding sequence GTGATGCACCCTGCGGTAATAGGCATTGCTTACATGGCTGCCTACTTTAGTGCTGCCTCTTTCCTCGGGGGCGGAGGCTACGGCCTCATTGCCGGGCTTCCATGGGTCATCTGGGGTGTATTCTTCCATGTTGCTTTTGCCTGCCTGGCATTCATCATTGCACCGAAGATATGGATGTTCTCCCAGAAGTACGATGCAAAGACAGTACCACAGCTACTGGAACGCAGGTACGATTCACAGGGAGGAAAAGTGCTGCTTGCAGGGATCATGCTGTTGATGTACACAATATACCTGGTTGCCATTTTCAAGGGTTGTGCCAACCTTTTCCAGGGACTGCTGGGAATAACATATGTTCAGGGTCTCCTCATAGCTGTTGCCATCGTGGCACTCTACTATGTGATAGGAGGACTGCCGGCAATTATCTGGATAAGCTTTTTGCAGGGTTTGATCATGCTTGTGGGTGCAGTGCTGCTTTACACAGGTCTTATTTCAAGTGGAGGGGGCCTGGCAATATGGGATATGGTCCCGGCCGACATACTGAGTATGACAGGTGCAGCAGTACCATGGCAAAAGACCTTTGGAATGGCATTTGCTATCAGTCTCGGACTTCTGGCATTACCTGATCTGCTGATCATGCTGTTCTCTGCAAAGGACAAGAGAGTAGTACGTTTTGCAGGTATCTATGGCCCCATATCCATCACCATTTATGCAATATGCATTTTCTCTCTGGGAGTCATGGTTCACGGGGTATTCAGTTCAGAACAACTGGCACCTTTCATGACAAACCCGGATGGTCTGATACCTTTCCTGGCAACATCACTGCTGCCTCGTGGATTTGACAGTATCGTACTGCTGGCCGCAATTTCCGCTGCCATGTCAACCATGAGTGCCATTGTATTGGTCACGACAACCGCCCTTACTTCGGATATCCTGAGATACCTGCGTCCGGCAACCCCGGATGATAAGGTGCTACGCATAACAAGGGTAGTAGGTGTTCTCATCATCATAGTATCTGCATTCTTCGCAATGGATGTGCCACAGATGATAGTGCCTCTGGTATCCGTAAGTATGGGTGTGATCGCTTGCTGCGTCTTTATACCCCTTATCTTTGGACTTTACTGGGACCGTGGTACTTCCACCGGATTTGTCGCAAGCCTTGTGGCAAGCTTTGGTTCTGTGGTACTGTGGCAGTTCCTTGGAAATCCTCTCATCCACCCCGTGTTCATCGGTTTGATCTGCGGTACCGTGGCATACCTGGGAGGAAGTCTGGCAAGTCCCCGTCCGGCTCCTGTAGTAGAAATGGAATAA